One window of Nymphaea colorata isolate Beijing-Zhang1983 chromosome 11, ASM883128v2, whole genome shotgun sequence genomic DNA carries:
- the LOC116263777 gene encoding protein LHCP TRANSLOCATION DEFECT isoform X2, which translates to MAAHALCVFSPSSSLASAPSPRHKPTSGFLGFRNLGFVKSANFRVIRGPASGYRTKCWFNLGTDAEGAGIYASQKRNDYTADDVDQYYNYMGMLAVEGTYDKLEALLQQNIHPVDILLMMAASEGDKPKIEELLRAGASYTVKNADGKTALDLAVDEEIRELILGFSTVQAS; encoded by the exons ATGGCCGCCCATGCACTCTGCGTCTTCTCCCCTTCCTCTTCCCTTGCTTCGGCGCCCTCTCCCCGGCATAAGCCAACCTCTGGGTTTCTGGGGTTCAGGAACTTGGGTTTCGTGAAGAGCGCGAACTTCAGAGTCATCCGCGGCCCGGCCTCAGGGTACAGAACCAAATGCTGGTTCAATCTCGGCACCGACGCCGAGGGCGCCGGCATCTATGCCAGCCAGAAACGCAACGATTACACCGCCGACGATGTTGATCag TATTATAACTACATGGGAATGCTCGCAGTTGAGGGCACATATGATAAATTGGAAGCTCTTCTTCAACAAAACATTCATCCTGTTGATATTCTGTTGATGATGGCAGCCTCAGAGGGCGACAAGCCCAAGATTGAGGAGCTTCTTCGAGCTGGTGCAAGCTACACCGTAAAGAATGCTGATGGAAAGACAGCCCTAGATCTAGCAGTTGATGAGGAAATCAGAGAACTGATTCTTGGGTTTTCTACTGTTCAGGCATCATGA
- the LOC116263777 gene encoding protein LHCP TRANSLOCATION DEFECT isoform X1 → MAAAALRFLSPSLSSSHSARSLPLPSSRFLGFRNLGFVRNASFRVVPGPTSGSRAKCWFKFGSRGADAEDAGIYGSQKRDDFDRDDVEHYYNYMGMLAVEGTYDKLEALLQQNIHPVDILLMMAASEGDKPKIEELLRAGASYTVKNADGKTALDLAVDEEIRELILGFSTVQAS, encoded by the exons ATGGCTGCCGCTGCGCTTCGCttcctctccccttctctctcttcttcccacTCTGCCCGCTCCCTTCCTCTCCCAAGTTCTAGGTTTTTAGGTTTCAGGAACTTGGGCTTCGTCAGAAATGCGAGTTTCAGGGTAGTTCCTGGACCAACCTCCGGTTCCAGAGCCAAATGCTGGTTCAAATTCGGAAGCAGAGGCGCAGACGCCGAGGACGCTGGCATCTACGGTAGCCAGAAGCGAGACGATTTCGACCGGGATGACGTCGAACAC TATTATAACTACATGGGAATGCTCGCAGTTGAGGGCACATATGATAAATTGGAAGCTCTTCTTCAACAAAACATTCATCCTGTTGATATTCTGTTGATGATGGCAGCCTCAGAGGGCGACAAGCCCAAGATTGAGGAGCTTCTTCGAGCTGGTGCAAGCTACACCGTAAAGAATGCTGATGGAAAGACAGCCCTAGATCTAGCAGTTGATGAGGAAATCAGAGAACTGATTCTTGGGTTTTCTACTGTTCAGGCATCATGA